Genomic segment of Gammaproteobacteria bacterium:
CTGCTGCCCATTTCAAGGTCACCTGGCCGTTGCCTTTAACCGCGCTAATTGTGGGAGCCGTTGTTGGCGCAACGGTATATGTCCGAGTGGATAGCGCGATTACCATGTTGCCCTGACGAGATACTTGTAAATGTTTTTACAAAGCAGATAAAATTAGAAAATTACTGGCTAGGTAGCTCAGTTGGTAGAGCAGATGACTGAAAATCATCGTGTCGGTGGTTCAATTCCGCCCCTGGCCATATTATAAATTTTATTTATTTAATACACCGTAAAACCCCAGCCTTCAAAACCCATCGGAATCCGCCTCTAATGCGTGGGAGCACTCCTTCTCTGGCGTGCTCCCACGCATTGCCGCTCGGTTCGCCATTCATCGGACGCCCGCATTCCGGTAACGCCACCGGCGCTAAGTTGGTGTCGTCCTCCTCGCGCATTACTTCCGTGGCCCTCCCGCCCGTAGCTAACGCTAAAATATCCCGGGCCGCGTTGATATCCCGGTCATGAATGACGCCACAATTCGGACAAGTCCGTTCACGAATCGACAGCGCCATTACATCCATTAAGTGGCCACATTCCGAACAAACCTTACTAATGCCCAAATCAATTCCGATTCCGTGCCCGGTTTCCGGCAGCCTTGCAATTTCTTTCACACACATAAAAGATAACGTAAGTTGCCACCTATGATGACAGATTAACCATTCGTTAAGTGACTTAATATCTAGAAAAATCTAAATTATGCTGCGAATTGAGAGCTGTGAGCTAAAGAGCATCTTTTACAACTGTAGGAGTTTCGCAGTTGAACTTGTCGCTCTATAAAAGGATTAAGTTTTTTCTGTCATTCTGCGCGGAGGTCGCGTTAGCGACCGGAGTCGCAGAATCTATGTGTAGTATGCAGATGGATTCTGCGACTCCGCTTCGCTGCGCGCAGAATGACTTCCTATTTTTCAACTGCGTAACTCCTAAACTGATTGAAAATATTTAACCTATTTTTTCAACTGCGTAATTCTTACCACCATTGGATAGCAATGCCTAATTTAGATCAGACGTGTTTGCTTATCCGCCAGGGTATTGGCTGGCGCTTTGATAATAGCTACATCCGCTTGCCAAACCGTTTTTTCTCACTTATCGCGCCTACACCAGTAACAGCACCACAAATCGTACTTTTGAATTACGCATTGGCGGAAGCTTTGGGGTTAGATCCGCACAAGCTATCTAAGGCTGAGGCTGCGGCGCTGTTCTCGGGTAACATTTTACCCGACGGCGCTGAACCATTGGCGCAGGCCTACGCTGGGCATCAATATGGTCACTTAACAATGCTAGGTGATGGGCGAGCTATCTTGCTAGGTGAACATGTGACGCCTGCTGGGCAACGTGTGGATATTCAACTCAAGGGTTCCGGCCCAACGCCATTTTCTCGACGCGGTGATGGGCGCGCCGC
This window contains:
- a CDS encoding transposase; protein product: MCVKEIARLPETGHGIGIDLGISKVCSECGHLMDVMALSIRERTCPNCGVIHDRDINAARDILALATGGRATEVMREEDDTNLAPVALPECGRPMNGEPSGNAWEHAREGVLPRIRGGFRWVLKAGVLRCIK